In Roseiconus lacunae, a genomic segment contains:
- a CDS encoding lysophospholipid acyltransferase family protein: MTLTSHVIVLLAKLFSGFTVRWVDCQPDTCQRIYFANHTSHLDAVVLWSALPREIRAVTRPVAAKDYWSSGWIKPHMAASFNALLIDRKEIKVHRSPIDVMLEEMSDIYSLIVFPEGGRSSGEEMGQFKSGLYYMSKKRPDLELVPVYIDNVNRILPRGEVLPVPLLSCITIGAPIFLETGEPKQAFLKRARQAVADLKEH; this comes from the coding sequence ATGACATTGACGAGTCATGTAATCGTTCTGCTTGCGAAGCTATTCAGTGGGTTCACGGTGCGGTGGGTTGATTGCCAGCCGGACACGTGCCAACGAATTTATTTCGCCAATCACACCAGTCACCTCGACGCGGTGGTGTTGTGGTCCGCGCTGCCCCGAGAAATCCGCGCGGTCACTCGCCCGGTCGCGGCGAAGGACTATTGGAGCTCGGGTTGGATCAAGCCTCATATGGCGGCCAGCTTTAACGCGTTACTGATCGACCGAAAGGAAATCAAGGTCCATCGCAGCCCGATCGATGTGATGCTCGAAGAAATGAGCGACATCTACTCGCTGATCGTCTTCCCCGAAGGAGGGCGAAGTTCTGGCGAAGAAATGGGACAGTTCAAAAGCGGGCTGTACTACATGAGCAAGAAACGTCCCGATCTGGAATTGGTGCCGGTTTATATTGACAACGTCAATCGGATCCTGCCGCGGGGAGAAGTCTTGCCCGTGCCGCTGCTTAGCTGCATTACGATCGGCGCTCCAATCTTTTTGGAAACGGGCGAACCTAAGCAGGCGTTTCTTAAACGAGCACGGCAAGCCGTCGCCGATCTAAAAGAACATTGA
- the kdsA gene encoding 3-deoxy-8-phosphooctulonate synthase: MVRPVKIGPYRCGDDQPLLLIAGPCVLQNHEISSQIAETLAGLNDSLDINVVFKASFDKANRTSATAIRGPGLHEGLEMLSQIGKEFGLPTTTDIHLPEQAAPVGEACDLLQIPAFLARQTDLVVAAAQTGKPVNIKKGQFMAPEDMRYVVEKARAAGEGGVLLCERGTFFGYGRLVNDMQSLPIMRQFGVPVVFDATHSVQRPGSGQGSTGGNREMVEPLARAAVAVGIDAVFFETHPAPETSPSDGANMVPLDQFGALVRRLLAIRETIQSIRPIHGTS, translated from the coding sequence ATGGTTCGGCCGGTCAAGATCGGGCCTTATCGCTGTGGCGACGATCAGCCGCTGTTGTTGATCGCCGGCCCGTGCGTGCTGCAGAACCATGAGATCTCGTCGCAAATCGCCGAAACACTCGCTGGCTTGAACGACTCTCTCGATATTAACGTGGTGTTTAAGGCATCGTTTGATAAAGCGAATCGAACGAGCGCGACAGCAATCCGTGGTCCGGGACTGCACGAAGGCTTGGAGATGCTTTCTCAAATCGGGAAAGAGTTTGGACTGCCGACGACCACCGATATTCACTTGCCCGAACAAGCGGCGCCGGTTGGGGAAGCGTGTGACCTATTGCAGATCCCGGCGTTTCTGGCCCGCCAGACGGACCTGGTCGTCGCCGCCGCCCAGACGGGCAAACCGGTGAATATCAAGAAGGGCCAGTTCATGGCACCGGAGGACATGCGTTATGTCGTCGAAAAAGCTCGTGCCGCCGGCGAGGGCGGGGTGTTGCTCTGCGAACGAGGCACGTTCTTTGGCTACGGAAGGTTGGTCAATGACATGCAGTCGCTGCCGATCATGCGGCAATTCGGCGTCCCCGTCGTGTTCGATGCCACCCACAGTGTCCAGCGGCCCGGATCCGGCCAAGGCAGTACGGGGGGAAACCGAGAAATGGTCGAACCATTGGCCCGTGCTGCCGTAGCAGTGGGTATCGACGCAGTCTTTTTCGAAACCCATCCCGCCCCGGAAACCTCCCCCAGCGATGGGGCCAACATGGTCCCTCTCGATCAATTCGGCGCGTTGGTTCGGCGACTGCTTGCAATCCGAGAGACGATTCAATCTATCCGTCCCATTCATGGCACATCGTAA